The nucleotide sequence TCCCAAATTCGTCACCAGTTTGCGAAGCGTGCGTTCCCAAACCGGTTCCAGGTCTTCCCCTTTACCCACTCTCTCGGTGACCAATAGCTTCTTGATCAAGTTGGCTGAAAATTGGCTTTTGGACGCGTCTAGGAAAGTTTCTTTCCCGTCTGTACCGAAGTGATTCACTGGTATGACTGCCAAAAGAAGTTCGTTTTATCTCGAAACcagatttatttgcattatatTATAATCGGATGTGTGATTTTTTTATGTGTAGAGTGTGGGATCAGGTGAAAAAGaatttctgtgtgtgtttttgtcgTCATCGTGGCTGGTTGGATCGTcatgggtttttgttttgagttgGCTGCTGGAATTGCAAGcaaaatagaaagaaatatttaaaggaTCTTCTATATGGTTAATCATTtcattgtttattgtttttttggtGTTCAAAAGTTATTCTTGATGAGTTCTCAAAGCCTTACCTGATTTTCACTTAGAAGCGTCGCACGGTGGAGCGGGCAGCACTCAATTTGGCCGGACGAGCTGCGGCGGAAAGTGGACGGCGATAGGCCACGGGCTTAGCTACTCTCCGGTAGTTGGCGGCCCTCCTGGCAGCTACCAAACGGGCCTGCTGCTCCGCCGGAATGTCGGCGGCAGCGGGCAGATCGTTTCCGGTCACGTCCGGTGGGCCGTAGACCTCGTCGGGAACGCTGTTAGGAGCAGCATCGGGCGGTCCATAGACGGCATCCGGTGTGGGCCCGGCGGCCGAGGGAGCAGCAGCCTCGTCGAAGGGCACTTCCGGCTTCAGCTCATCTGCCGAGGGATAGGGTGTGACGGCATCCGGATCAGCTGCGTCAGCGGGAGCCAGCTCCTGCCGAGCGGAGTACCTCGAACGTCCGCGGCTTAGGCGCTGCGAATAGCGCTGTTGCTGGGCTTGGGAAACGGCCAACAGGCTGAGGGCTGCAGCAATAAGGATAACCTGGAGCTTTGCCATGGTGGAGATTGATGGATTCAAGTGTATCTGTGGGAAGGCTGAACCAACGACTGATGACTGGAAGAGCCTCCATGGGCGCTTTTATAGGTAGGACTTGGATGGGCACCTGTTTAGTGTGCGGCGCGTGGACCCAGCGTGGGCATCCTTTTTTGGACCTACGGTCTGACGTCGGCACTCCACTATGGTCTTGGTTACCCACGATCGGCGGTGTCTGCGGCGTCTTTATGCGCCCACGACGTGACCAGAAATAGGAAGCAGATGTAGATGTCCGAGGTTTCGCCAGAAATCAGTCCAAAATCTGAGAGTGTCTCCACCTCGATTAAACCAATCGGTCAACATTAAAACGCTCTTAATGTGATGGACGGTGAAATTAATGGCTAGTCGTAAATTTTGGAGCGAAGTTAAAGGATATTGGTTAAATGGAAGCGGACAAAAATCTATTTTAGTCCAATGCCCGAAGccttgaaatatttaaaacttatgTTGTACTGAATTTAATTATGGCACCTAAAAGccatttattatataaataatatattttatagttagAATCACCCTCATACTCAACTTAGATAACTTATTGgtttaaaaaaatcaaacgATTTAAGACTTGCTGACAATATTGACAAATTTGTataaagtaaaacaaattTGTAGTTGAAGTAATTtcttaaatgcaatttaaaactaatttgtatatatttttgcttgCACctattatttacatttaaccATCCTCACTTTATTTCATGTAATGATAGTTCAGGACGTGACATAAAACAATCGTTTGGGGAACGGGCTTGGTGACCTTGGCGGTCACCTCAACGCCAAATCGTTGATCGCATAAATATTGATTATAAGTGTTTAATCAAAAATTCTAACGCTCAAGCTGACAATTTCAGCATAATGCAATTGACAACAGTTCACTCCGTTTTCGCTTTCAACTGGCTGGGGATTGGATTGCGTGTCACGTACGAAAc is from Drosophila melanogaster chromosome 3L and encodes:
- the CG14566 gene encoding uncharacterized protein, isoform B, translated to MAKLQVILIAAALSLLAVSQAQQQRYSQRLSRGRSRYSARQELAPADAADPDAVTPYPSADELKPEVPFDEAAAPSAAGPTPDAVYGPPDAAPNSVPDEVYGPPDVTGNDLPAAADIPAEQQARLVAARRAANYRRVAKPVAYRRPLSAAARPAKLSAARSTVRRF